DNA sequence from the Oryza brachyantha chromosome 5, ObraRS2, whole genome shotgun sequence genome:
CGACGCGTGGGGAGGCGATTGGTCGGGTAcacgtgtgtgtgtggggaTGGGTGCTGAGGTGGCAGGGTGGGCGTGGCAGTCGGCTTGATGGCCGTTGGATCAAAGTGGCACCGCTTGATCCTACGGCGGAAGGAGGTCTTCGTGATTGGCGTGCTGACCGCGCTGGTGACACACATCGGTACAGCCGTACGTACAGTGAGCGTCTTCTTCCTTGTTGCTTCTCTTGTCttttatttaatgaaattcaatttcacTTCGTGGATTATGGGCAAATATATTACTTAAATGTTGCATCTAAGGGTCTATTTGTTtctctctgatttttttccccatcacatcgaatgcttggacattaattagaagtattaaatatagactattaataaaactcacctcatactctggactatttcgcaagacgaatctattgagcctaattagtccatgattagcgaatatgattttatagtaaacatttactaatcatggcttaattgctttaaaaatttgtctaatgaaatagcttttatttatacaattagtttgttatcggtctatatttaatacttctagcTAAcgccaaacatccgatgtgtcAAGTCACTATAAAAAAgtccctggatccaaacaaccactaAGTAATTCATAGGAGTTAATTAGATATATGaagataaaacaaattgtTATTAGTGCATTTTTAATCTAGATTTATGATTTAGGTAACTGTTTACACCAAAAAATCGACTTCCATCTTTCATTACAAATCTGATACCATGTCACTGTTTTTGTATGTgacatttcatttatttaataagattaaaacacataaaacttatattgagAATagtcgtatatatatatatatatatatatatcaagtcTACTAAATTAGGGATACATGCGAGAACGGATCATATGGTTGAGGATGGAATAAGAAAATAGAGTGTAGATAAAAGATTAGATCAATCTCATGTTACATGAGCACACCTGAGtgggaaatgaaaaaaaagacggATAACAGTGTTCTTTAAATAGTACGTAAATTGGGTTTCACTGTAAACAGTGGCAAAGAGCTCAATAGGGCAAGGTCTAGCACTCGTCGTATCTCATGTCATATGTGAGTACCATTTCTTCCCTTACTCCGCACACACCAGCGTTGATGTGGCCTATAGGAGAAGCATGCACGACGAGCGACAAAGGTAGGCACAAGTGCTCACTATTGGGCAACGAATCATAATATCAGTTCACGTTGTGTTAATGGGGTGTTGACTCTTGAACCCTAGCTCTTGAAACTTCACGACGAGCGACAAAGGTAGGCACAAGTGCTCACTATTGGGCAACGAATCGTAATATCAGTTCACGTTGTGTTAATGGGGTGTTGACTCTTGAACCCTAGCTTTTTAATAGatctcccttctcgtagggCATTTAGCAGCTATAACATGCTTCATCTAGTGTGCCATAGGTTACTATTTGTGGCTAAAGATGGAGGTAGTGCTACTACAATAGTATGCTATGAGatcttaattattatttactctgtttcaaaatataattatttatatgatttaaatcttgtatcagaatataaatattttggtacacaatattatttgttccatcaatttttcatttatttttttctattttatttccacTTACCCTTCCACTCCTATCGATTCGTTATTTATTTAGGGTTATTGTATCATTTTTGTCTTGACTTTAATTCTTgctaaacaaactaaaaatgattatatttgaGGATGGATTTGTTACTGCTCTTATTGCACAGTGTCTTCCGACTAGCTACTTCTCTTTTATACTacttttgttccaaaatataagtatttttaggttGTTTAGTGGGGATTaagtttaagaaaaaaagaccAGTGCTAAATGGATGAAAGTTGAGCTTAGGTGGAGATCAAATGGGAAGAATATTGAATAAGAAGTGAATGATCAATCAAGTAGTACTAAATACTTGTATTTTGGAATAAATTCAAATGCTAGAAGGTAAGGAGGAATAGTTATAGCATTCTTCCTTCTAGCTCTATCCTTTTAAGTGAAGTGACATCATTATTAACTACTCATAGTAAAGTCGATGATGCGTCCTTTTGTATGACAGAAGGAAAGGGGGAAAAACCACTACCAGCAAGTTGTTAAcggggggtgtttagatgcaCAAAACTTTTAGCCCCACATCaaatcgaatgtttggacacttattataaatattaaatatagactaattataaaactaattatataaatgagagctaatttgcgtgacaaattttttaagcctagttaatctataattagagcatgtttactgtagcataacataggttaatcatggattaattaggctcgatagattcgtctcgtgaattagtccaagattatggatgggttttattaatagtctatgtttactatttataataagtatccaaacatttgatgagacaagggactaaactttagtctCTCATcccaaacaacccctaaggTACTTTGCCGTGTTGTTGATAAATTTCTACGAGTAAAGTACATGACCGGTCTTTAAACTTGTGGCACGGTACCACTTAGGTTcgtaaacttagaaaatacacatTTAGGTAATATCTAAAgtcatggacctggatggtacattaaaacgagttgaTAGAcctacatatacatatactttACTCAATTTCTACAGTATATCACCACCTATGACTATGAGTTTTCGATGACTGTTAGTCCTTCACTATTTGCTTCTCCACGTACCTCTCTTACGGTCTTACCTTGTTACTGACTCTACATAGAATTTTGTACACCTTCATAAGCTTCCAAGTTCCAAGGTCTCAACAATAATATCTTGAACATACGTATTTAGGGTGAGTTTATGAGTTTAAGAGTGGGTGAAAAGGAAGAAAACGATGTAAAATGAGATAACTCattattgattaattgattaagtattagttattataaacttaaaaacggattaatatgattttaaataacttttagatatttttatagaaaaaaattattagcaGTTTGGTAAGTATGCTCATGAATAATGAGAGGGTTTTCTTCTAAACTCTTACAAACGAAAGGTTCAAGGAAATGGATAATAGAGTTTACATAGGAGTTACAGAGGCAGAAGGCTCACAAGTGGGGTAACAACCTTACTTCAATctaaaaaacatatgcataCATATGTACTTTATCGTGAATGCTGTATCAAATTACCGAAAGACGATATGACAGTACTTTGGGGGCTTATTTGGCTAAAGGTTTTACTTAAGCTAATATTAGTAGCGCTTGACAACCCAaccttttcgcttctgtttaggcttataagctaaatttgaatttttagttttaaatttaacgttgattttaagatttttttcaccgtaatttattttctagccttggaTTTTCGATCGctaaggatatatatataaaagttttattgataactttatttttagtttgtaaatatagCAGGAAAAAGCCAATAATCATCTATGGATCAAAAGACGCATGGAAGATTGATAGGTAGGTCCTAGGATAAGGAAAACATGTAGGCCTTGTTTGGCCGAAAATCCACGCCGAACTAGAATATGTGAAACAAAATGTCCCTGTGATAACCATTTGAAGTGGATTATGATATACAACATTTCACTAATATCCTACTAACTGAAACAAAACCTGCAAGGTGAAACGAAGctttgtaaataaaatgagATTAGACGATACAACAAGGAGGCCGGCGCGCACTTGGCCATCTGTTCGTTTTGGATAAAGAGCATGTTTGGAGAGCTATTCTGAGAAGTGTCTATTTGTTTGATAGTCAGTTTGTGAGAATCTgaaaatacttataaactaaatttcttCAGCTTCTAgcttcttaatttattttcaagaatatagattctcagaagctgtataatgtttggggcagcttctgaCAGAAGCAGCTTTTAGAAAAAGCTAGAGCTGAaaaaagctccccaaacaagTCTAAAAAGTAAGATTCACCTCAATGGGCATAGTTTGGAGTGACTCGTACAGCATGTGGGCTGTGTTTTTTCATGGATGAAATATGAAAGATGATTTATTTTCGTTAGATATTTAATGGTgtgaactataaaattataaaattaactactaaagagttaaaaatctattcaaAACGATGAAAGGCTGCATTTGGCACCAGAGGTTCCCAAcctctagttttttttccatgcaCGTTTCCCAAATTattaaatactatattttctacaaaacaaaattacaaaggaaaaatgattttaaaatttatattaatatttttaaaaaattagctaatacttatttaatcatgcactaatccCATGCTTTGTTTTGCATGGCAGCGGGGGACTGTTCGTGACACCCAAAAATAAACACAATACTCGCTGTCTTAAAAATCTTATGTGCGAACTTGGATACTTATTGAGATTCACTCCTAAACGGGTTTCATTTATCATTTCATAAGCCAAAACTACACGCCAGCGATTAAATGATTATCGGTGATAATAGCACCCGAAAACTACATGATtttgattcaaaatttgtaaataaatctaTCGAAGCAAAATTGTAACTAAAATCATCGCGGTTTTTTTGGATCAAATTGTGCCGATAGTTAGCGATTATCGTcataattttggtaaaaacgATAATCCCAGTGTCTAGAATAATAATCGTGGTAGTTTTTACAATAccaatatatcatatatttttttaagaccaCCTAATATGTCACGGTTATCGTATATATCACTACGatctttttagatttttcttccatttttaaatccccattatatatatttaccgaTGATTACGACGATAATCGTGACGTTGCGAACATGATTTCTACGTGTTGGCATTTTTTAGGGGGGACGGAGGAGGGAGTAGGCATGAATCGCGTCGCCTTGTTTGGATCCGTGCTGCAGTGCAGGCGCGTCGGGCGTGTTTGGCATGTGCATGTGGTTGTGCGGAGGACGGGCGGAATCCGATTCTCTCGATCTTATCCCCACGTCATCTCGTCCCCCGGATCCATCTCATCCATTCCACTGCACAAAAAGCCCCCGGTTTCCTTCCTTCCTGCCTTCCTCCACCTGCCCCGTCACCGTGGGATATAAATATACACTGGTTTTGGTTATTATGGgttatctatttaattatacGAATAAACTATTGTTACATGAATtattaatatgaaacaaacttcatcttttcacttatccttatgcttatatttataagcaaatttttgaatttttaactttaaatttggagttgattttgagtttttttacatagtttatttttcagacttatccctaagaatacgtatataaaaattttatttaaaaattatttttcgtttacaaatatatcgtttgattttttctgtgAGACACCCAAACAATATTAACGTGAGCTGATAAACTTCTCCAAGAATATTGTTTCCATATTATTGGGTGTCTTGACTTCTGAATCACATCATCATTGGATATTTTAAGTAATTGTTTACTTTATCATTAATTACCTACATCCACTTATAATAATTTAGCGTATATTAACCTGACTTATGCTGTGTTTTTTCCCATGTTAACTAAACCAGTTTCCACGGCTCTTTTCTTCTCGAATGatgttttttgtgaaaattttatatagaaaagttgatttaaaaaaccatatcaaTCCacttttcaagttttttatagttaacaatcaattaatcatatattgatttatttatacgtTTTACCACTGGTTATTGAACCAACCGATAAACACatcattaataatctatattacaATCACCCTAACAATGAACAAACCGTGCCTAAAGTgccgaaaaagaaaatgtttcgATACTCTAATGAATAAgctgaaaagaaaacagaGTAATCGTACCTAATTAAAGACTTCTTTTATTGTTACATCGTCGTTTTAGCTACGCACGATTTTCAGTTTAGAGTATTCGAAAGTTCGTGAGAATGTGTATGGTCAGGGTTAATTGTTCGTGTTTAGCAAGATCTAATCATCCATTAGCCGACAGCAAGCTTGTTCCTTGCGAGGTACTTAGTTCTGCCACGTTGACTCGTTTTTGAGTCCACCATCCTTGGGCTACAAGAAAGCCATCAAGTAGGGGTGATTGCTTGTTTatcgtaaataaaaaataattcataaataaaagttttatatacatattcttagcgaacaaaaagtcaaaattagaaaataaacttaagaataaccacaaaatcaatttcaaattaaaaattaaaaattcaaattttgatttataaatataagcagaagtgaaaagacagACAAATAGATTTAAGTATACTCGTAAGCTACGGAAAAACAACTTAAACAAccaaaaagaaggaaaaagatttGAGGGAAaagcttgtttagttcccaaaattttttttctaaaaacatcacatcaaatttttggacacctaaataaaacattaaacatagatgaataaaaaaactaattgcacagttacggaagaaatcttaagacgaatcttttgagcctaattagttcatggttagccataagtgctacactaaccaacatgtgctaatgacggattaattaggcttaaaagattcatctcacggtttccaggctagccgtgaaattcgttttttcattcgtgtccgaaaaccccttccgacatccgatcagacatttgacgtgacacttctcctaaaaattttctcaatctaaacacctccTAAATTTGGAGCAATTCATTCCTTACACACGAGTACTTACTGTATGATTCTTTATGTTTACAAAATCGTACGGGTTGATTTTCTATACAGCTAGCTCACTCCAAGCGAACACAGACGTGATGCCCTAACTCGtgtttttatttcctttgtaGAAGACCCATAAGCAGTGTTTATGTTACTGCAGAGAGCTCGGAAAGACCAAAACTGTCACCCGACGAAGTGTGATTATCATGGTCTTTCCACGGTTTTGTGTGGTTTTTGTCATGATAGACCGTGATAACCGCAGTGAAGAAACGATTGAACGGTAATGATGGTGTGTTCTTTTGGCATATTTTTCTCAATATTTTATTGGAATTATATGAACTTTTTTAACCATTGAACTATGTATTTattaacaaaaattatataaaaatttattatctcaCAGTTTTAAAGTAGATGTTCAACTTTGAATAGTTAGTTTCACTGTTTATGCTATTAAATAGTTGTCAAAAACCAAATAACCTTTCAtcacaaaagaacacaacattTTTCCTTTCACCCATTCTTTTCGTTTAGgcctatatttataagccaaaaattaaatttccaacattaaatttgaaattgattttgaagatttttcaccaaagttcagccttagcttttagatcgctaaacatatatatataaaagttttattcataaattatattttatttataaatgtgtcatttaacttttctatataaaaacccaaaatatcACCCCTTTTGTCTCTCCATTTTGAAGTTCGGTAGGATTTTTATTGTGCACGATATTctattcatatgtttttttctagttttgtcaAAATGGTGCTGTAAGAGGTTATTAAGTTAGAAATGACTGATTGAGCTAGATGTTTATTTGGCTGCTGCTATTTATGGtaagattattttatattattaaaggGTAGCACTCATAAAAATTGACAATACGACTACTCTAGTACGCCGTGCAACCGGCAAATTAATCTTCTAAATACGTTACCATTTTTCAACGCAAGCCCAAATAAATAAAGCTAAAAGTTAAACCTATTTTTACCATCTATAATACCACGCGGCACTCCAACCCCTAACCGGGGTTCATGGTAGATTAACCTATTTTTCTCAATAATCTACCATCATCGTCTTCATCTATTATATccccatctataaatataaattgcaCCCAAAACAAGCAGCCACCCAAACCCCCAAGGAGATATTTCTCTTTCCCCTTCCCCCCTTCCAATTCAACCTCACCATCTCCTCTCCCCCACTCGCCATGGACGGCGCGAAGAAGAGCCGCAACCCGTCCAAGCAGCCGGCGGACTACCGCAGCGACCGCAAGTCGGCCTCCGGGATGAGCGGCGGGCCCAAGaagggcggccgcggcggcaagTTCACCTGGGAGGGCGCCGACGGCTACGCCGACGAGGACCTCGACCTCCTCTCCCCCAACAACTCCACCCACCACCGCaagaccaccgccgccgctgacaccaccaccaccagcaccaaGAAGTCCCAggtcgtcggtggcggcggcgacgagtaGCAGGCAGCCCGTAGTGTCCTCGATCGGCCGCTCGCAATCAGTTTCTTGAATAATTTGGAGGGTGGGTGCTTGGTGCTCATCACTAGAGACCATGTACATATATGATCTGttcttatcttattttttttttctttggctaATGTTGGGAGCCTTCGGTTCTGGGCATGAACCGCTTTTATCTTCATCTCAACCGTAATCGCAATTGGAATCCTGCACTTGGTTGAATTtgctcttctttctctctctctctctctgccttGTCCCACTCATCTGAAGAAATTTGCAGTTCCAGGTGATGAATCTATATCTGGAATTTATCTGGCTGGAAGATGAAAGTTTCATGAATCTGAACCCCTTCCTACTTTGAGAATGAGAAGAGGAAGGGTTCCATATTACAAGATATTTTCCCTTAACAAAGATTCATCTTTacgttaataaatatattttatagatggaTCTATATTTATCATAATCTACAAAATTATCAGAACATATTATAACGTGAAATGGAGCTAATAGCTACTAGCAACggtgatctgatctgatctaATCCAATCAGTATCTGCAGTGTGATCCACAAACTGACAGTAGTGAAGTCGCTCTCATGGTCATGGTCCACCAACCAATGATTCATCATCAAGCCCGATTAAAGAAAACGATTATCCGTCATCATCTGAATCCAATAAATAATTATCCATCCTCTGTGGTCTATCCAGTAAACTCTATTCCTAGTTTCTttcctactactactactactacacatTTTCTATTCCTACTGCACATTTTGTGAGGACTGAAAGGTACTGCTACTGGTTTTGGGACTCTTTCTTCACTGTCCTGCATCAATGATCTGAGAGAGATTGCAAGAGTGAGGTTACCATGTTACTCCACCAACCTGTGGGCCAGAATTTTGTAGGATGTTTACAAATTTCAATTTGATTCTTGTATGGATTGGAATTTCCTTTTTGGAAGTTTTAGGTTTCAACTAATGCAGCAGAACAGCTTCATTGATTTGAGCCACCCTTTGcttctaatttcttttttgggtTAGACTTTTATTTGCTTATTATAGCAACATTGAACCTTTTAAAAGAGAGCAGTGGCTGTGATTGCTACTTTGCCACTCCAATTTGTTGCCATGGACGTGTTAAAGCTTGTGGATTTCACCGAATTTAAGTCATAATGTTGCAATATCCAATTCTTAGTTGAGACGGTCAATCTCATATTTAGGATACCAATCAACAGCTGTGATGTTatcatggatttttttttggctcaaATTCGTCTGCTGATAACTGAAAGTAAACAAGATAACAGAGAGTTCCAGGCATCCCTGGGTCTAGTAGTTACACTCCATTCCAGTTGTAAATTTACAAAATCATGAGAAATATGTAGACATAGATCGTAAAGGTTGTTTAGACACAAAAGGTTGTGTGAAATAATGCTCATATTTATACacgcaaaaaaataaataatatttccacATGCATTTTCAGAACTTAGTGAAGTACAGAAAAATGAGAAGCAAATATCTACTCCATGATAGAAGCTTCAGCCATATATGCTAGTCTGGTTAATACTGAGGAAAACTAGTTGCAAAGCACATGGATTAACCATTATGCACCCAATTGACATGATTAAACTCTAGTGAGTGAACACTGTGATCTTGTGTGAGCCTGAACGAATCCCAATCAAAGAAGAGCTGGATCATGCAACCCAtctttttcgcttatactaaaatttaaattttagaatttatatttaaaatttattttcaagtttttttatcatagtttattttttattattttttagtatttgctTTTACATCACTAagtacatgcatataaaaaatttatctataaattatctttaatCGTTAATCGAgctattttgcttatgcttgtaATAAACAGTAAGATGACCGCTAAGCGCTAATGATATCTTCCCACTTGGGGGTGCGAGGGGTGGTGTTTGTTAATCGGCGcgaaaaacatgaataattaattattgtttataaaaaatagaaaatagattaatttgattttttaaagtaatttttttatggaaaaatttcgtaaaatataccgtttagcagttcagtaAGTGTGCGCGTGAGAAATACGGaatattgatttaaaaggAACGCAGCCTTAATGGTCCATGACTCCATCGTAGCATGGCCCATCACCCTGAGATATTCTTTTCAACACTTGACAAGGATAGCCAGGAACCCAGTACAAGTGTACAGCTGAAATGTACGTACTTATGGTTGTATCTAATTAGAGACTTTTTTCATTGGTTCTCAAAAGACACGCAGGGGTCTTTAGTTGATCAAAAGAATGTCTAAGTTAGATGTTTGATTAGCTAGACTCTTGATtagatgttggaaggggttttcggatacggatgaaaaaaaaatttcacgaCTCACccagaaactgcgagacgaatcttttgagcgaAACTAATCCGTCATTATTACATACGGGttattatagcacttatggctaatcatggactaattagactcaaaagattcgtcttaagatttattttgtaactgtgtaataagttttttatttcatatatgtttaatacttcattcagatgtcaaagattcgatgcgatatttttgagaattttttttaactaaacaaggccgaCAATGATTCACATGGAACATTGCATATGTGCAGGAGCTATCTCTTTTTAAGGATGAACTGCACCAACTATCATTGGCTTACACCTGTAAGTTAGTTCGACCGTTCATTCATTCCAATTAAATGTTCAAGCAGATGAAGTATACGCCCcgtttagtttcttttttttttctaaaaataacgtatcgaatttttggacatttaaataggGCATAAAATCtagatgaaatgaaaaaataattgcaaagtTAGGGAAggaatcgtgagacgaatcttttgagcctaattagtgtatgattagtcataagtgctttagtgacggattaattaggctcaaaagatttgtcttgcggtttccaccgtgaaatttgttttttttatttatgttcgAAAACatctttcgacatccggtcaaacgtctcaCGTGACATCTGACAGTTTTTGAGAAAGACACTTGATACTTTTGACTTTTGAGAGTTGTTTTCCCTcgagatatcatatttttttaatataaaaatttaacacctaccaaaattttgcaaCATCTAAAGATACAATGTATCTcaatgtactaaaattttgcagtaaaatttttagtaactAAAATCTACTTTTAAAGTTTTATGTTGATATCTTGCCCTGCCTGCACCCTAGCTATGCAGTATGCGGTGAAGTTGGAAGTTCCTTTACTTTTTCTTAGTCAATTTGGTTCTGTTGGAaaattgataaattaatagGTTAATGGCCCATCAATCATATTAAAAGCCCATATGCCCACACCTATCTATGCTTCTAAAAGAGAAGCAGTGGTGGTGGTTAATCTGTCATCTACTCCACCACCAGTTCTCTCCTATTtcttaatagaaaaataactgaaatatatatatatatatattaaaataattttattaaccCTATTTTGataacatgctaatgatatttttttaataaaattcagcATACGCTAGTGTTAGAGTGGCATACGAGAGTACCCGTTGACTGATTGAGAGGAGAGTAGAGGGAGCACCGCACGTGCGCTCATCGAGGCAAGCCGGGCGCGTGGCATGGCCGAGTGGTTTCGCACCGTGCCTAGGCTCGCACGCATGTGGATCAAGCTCATGGGCTGGTCTTGAATTATTGTTAAGAACGGATATTCCGTTAGTGCTTAATGGAGTATGCGTTAAATGAATATATCAATCCTCGACGACTGGATTTCGAGGGTACTATAAATATGCCTCACCTAATAAGGCTTGGCGGTGACATCGAAATTCTTAAGCAATGGGTTTGCATTAACTCTCTTCCACTTTGATACTCTGATTGTTTGAATCTAGTGTAGAGTGTATTCCTCCAACATATAGAGGATGTAGTTGAAAGAGACCCAAGTCTTTTGTAAGCTACTCAGCGGAGAGTAGAATCATCTCAAGGATTt
Encoded proteins:
- the LOC102716317 gene encoding uncharacterized protein LOC102716317 encodes the protein MDGAKKSRNPSKQPADYRSDRKSASGMSGGPKKGGRGGKFTWEGADGYADEDLDLLSPNNSTHHRKTTAAADTTTTSTKKSQVVGGGGDE